Proteins encoded within one genomic window of Candidatus Syntrophocurvum alkaliphilum:
- a CDS encoding flagellar hook capping FlgD N-terminal domain-containing protein — MPAVYNDKTAAPWLKASEGANETKKVDKDHGILGKDDFFKLLITQLKYQDPLKPMEDREFIAQMAQFSSLEQMQNLNTSFENFNSKITEELLPGMLMQQSTTLIGKNIAFDNPEWSTDDESGSPVLTGKVESVVVKEGIPYCVVREEGTSNLHEIKANEVVEVGEGSNNTEQLLAAILERLDDRQQIEEGDGYGKQ; from the coding sequence GTGCCAGCAGTTTACAATGATAAAACAGCAGCTCCATGGTTAAAGGCTTCTGAAGGTGCAAATGAGACTAAAAAAGTTGACAAAGATCATGGGATTTTAGGTAAAGATGATTTTTTTAAATTATTAATAACTCAGCTTAAGTATCAAGATCCCTTAAAGCCTATGGAAGATCGTGAGTTTATAGCACAAATGGCGCAATTTAGTTCGCTTGAACAGATGCAAAACTTAAATACGTCATTTGAAAACTTTAATAGCAAAATTACTGAAGAATTACTTCCAGGTATGCTAATGCAGCAATCAACTACATTAATCGGTAAAAATATAGCATTTGATAACCCGGAGTGGAGTACAGATGATGAATCAGGTAGTCCGGTTTTAACAGGAAAAGTAGAGTCTGTAGTTGTCAAAGAAGGAATACCATATTGTGTGGTTAGAGAAGAAGGTACCTCTAACTTACATGAAATAAAAGCTAATGAAGTAGTTGAAGTAGGAGAAGGTTCAAACAATACCGAACAATTATTAGCAGCTATTCTTGAGCGATTAGATGATAGGCAGCAAATAGAAGAGGGTGATGGGTATGGTAAACAATAA
- a CDS encoding TIGR02530 family flagellar biosynthesis protein — MVNNKIFFPQKPVQPIGTDKTKKDIDNKKTEPKTSFNDILQKKIEGELKISNHAQQRLQSRNIELTENDMNKIEEAVVKAREKGSKDSLVLMDDLAFVVSIKNNTIITAVDGTNLKENVFTNIDSAVIV; from the coding sequence ATGGTAAACAATAAAATATTTTTTCCTCAAAAACCAGTTCAACCAATAGGAACAGATAAAACCAAGAAGGATATTGATAATAAAAAGACAGAGCCTAAAACTTCATTTAATGATATCCTACAAAAGAAAATTGAGGGAGAACTTAAAATTTCCAACCATGCACAACAGCGATTACAATCGAGAAACATTGAACTAACAGAAAATGACATGAATAAAATAGAAGAAGCAGTTGTAAAGGCTCGTGAAAAAGGCTCAAAAGACTCACTTGTACTTATGGATGATTTAGCATTTGTAGTAAGTATTAAGAATAATACCATTATAACAGCAGTAGATGGAACTAACTTAAAAGAGAATGTATTTACTAATATAGACAGTGCAGTAATTGTATAG
- a CDS encoding flagellar hook protein FlgE has translation MMRSMYAGVSGLQNHQTKMDVIGNNIANVNTNGFKKSRVLFQDTLYQTMRGGSSPTDARGGTNPMGVGLGMQVASIDQIHTPAPAQSTGKTTDMAVDGNGYFIVEDGNERYYTRAGGFDFDRNGNLVTTADGFKVQGWNADENWNIDTVAPPEDIDIQDLRSVEPRATTEMTFTGNLDSTLRAINEGEDENFVFQPDQEGSVIFNNENSVVTSKEMYNSLGDEEIVYFRFYKFDGGDDGITWGCQVSLDPDFGDIDDVDELNPSNESDTITELPFDQDTGKLPVGTSATLKIQDDNEIDFGNDDDVREIEIDFSDLTQYNSSSTAWAEHQDGYTSGDLTSFDVGADGSVLGVYDNGEIRNLARVALANFQNPTGLQQEGNNLYQVTNNSGDANIGAPADQGMGSIMPGSLEMSNVDLSEEFTDMIVTQRGFQANSRLITTSDEMLQELTNLKR, from the coding sequence ATGATGCGTTCAATGTATGCTGGTGTCTCCGGATTACAAAATCACCAGACGAAAATGGATGTAATAGGTAATAACATAGCCAATGTAAATACTAATGGCTTTAAAAAAAGTAGAGTATTATTCCAAGATACCCTGTATCAAACAATGCGGGGAGGTTCAAGCCCAACAGATGCACGTGGAGGAACTAACCCCATGGGAGTAGGTTTAGGAATGCAAGTTGCTAGTATAGACCAAATCCACACTCCAGCACCAGCTCAGTCAACTGGTAAAACCACAGATATGGCTGTAGATGGAAATGGTTATTTTATAGTTGAAGATGGCAATGAGCGTTACTATACAAGAGCAGGAGGCTTTGACTTTGACCGAAATGGCAATTTAGTAACTACTGCCGATGGTTTTAAAGTACAAGGCTGGAATGCTGATGAAAACTGGAATATTGATACAGTAGCTCCACCCGAAGATATTGATATACAAGACCTTAGATCAGTAGAACCAAGGGCAACTACGGAAATGACTTTTACAGGGAATCTAGATTCGACATTAAGGGCTATAAATGAAGGTGAAGATGAAAATTTTGTTTTTCAACCAGATCAAGAAGGTAGTGTTATTTTTAATAATGAAAACTCGGTTGTAACCTCTAAAGAAATGTATAATTCATTAGGTGATGAAGAAATTGTTTATTTTAGGTTTTATAAATTTGATGGCGGTGATGATGGAATCACATGGGGTTGTCAGGTTTCTTTAGATCCAGATTTTGGGGATATAGATGATGTAGATGAACTTAACCCTAGTAACGAATCAGATACTATTACAGAGCTTCCATTTGACCAAGATACCGGAAAATTACCTGTAGGCACATCAGCCACATTAAAAATTCAAGATGATAACGAAATTGACTTTGGAAATGATGATGATGTTAGAGAAATAGAAATTGACTTCAGTGATCTTACCCAATATAATTCTAGCTCAACTGCTTGGGCTGAGCATCAGGATGGTTATACATCTGGTGATTTAACTAGTTTTGATGTGGGTGCAGATGGTTCTGTATTAGGGGTTTATGATAATGGTGAGATTAGAAATTTAGCTAGGGTAGCATTAGCTAATTTCCAAAACCCTACTGGATTACAGCAAGAAGGAAATAATCTTTATCAGGTAACTAACAACTCTGGGGATGCTAATATAGGTGCCCCTGCAGATCAGGGTATGGGTTCTATAATGCCCGGTTCACTTGAAATGTCAAATGTAGATTTATCCGAAGAATTCACTGACATGATAGTAACCCAAAGAGGTTTCCAAGCTAACTCTAGACTAATAACAACCTCTGATGAAATGTTACAAGAGCTAACTAATCTAAAAAGATAA
- a CDS encoding flagellar FlbD family protein, whose protein sequence is MIYLTRLNGQKVMVNIDLVEFIEETPDTVITLTTGKKFVVKESAKRITERIIKFRKSTNTVLKR, encoded by the coding sequence ATGATTTATCTTACCCGACTAAACGGTCAAAAAGTAATGGTAAATATTGATTTAGTAGAGTTCATTGAAGAAACACCAGATACGGTTATTACTCTTACTACAGGTAAGAAATTTGTTGTAAAAGAGTCTGCTAAAAGAATAACCGAAAGAATAATAAAATTTCGCAAAAGTACTAATACAGTTTTAAAAAGGTAA
- a CDS encoding flagellar basal body-associated FliL family protein yields the protein MAEENKTEATEKKSGLNFKIILAGLIVFLIAMGASYFMMQSALKPLLPDEDTEQEKLATGDLVLIDQFTTNINDIAGSRYLKIEIYVEITDEKAKESIEERMPIIKDGILTILSSKNVADFDASNWGSLRQEIKEVVNSKVGINAVSNVYFTDFIMQ from the coding sequence ATGGCTGAAGAGAATAAAACTGAAGCAACGGAAAAAAAGTCCGGATTAAATTTTAAAATAATTCTAGCTGGATTAATTGTTTTTTTAATAGCTATGGGTGCCTCCTACTTTATGATGCAAAGTGCACTAAAACCACTTTTACCTGATGAAGATACAGAACAAGAAAAATTGGCAACTGGTGATTTAGTATTAATAGATCAATTTACTACTAATATTAATGACATTGCAGGAAGTAGATACCTGAAAATTGAAATATATGTAGAAATAACTGATGAAAAAGCTAAAGAGTCTATAGAAGAACGAATGCCAATTATAAAAGATGGCATTTTAACTATACTTTCGTCAAAAAATGTAGCAGATTTTGATGCAAGTAACTGGGGAAGTTTAAGGCAAGAGATTAAAGAAGTGGTTAATTCTAAAGTAGGCATTAATGCTGTTAGTAATGTGTATTTTACTGATTTCATTATGCAGTAG
- the fliM gene encoding flagellar motor switch protein FliM — MSDVLSQNEIDDLLSALSTGSVDANELKEEQTKKKVKLYDFRRPNKFSKDQIHTLQVIYENYARSLGTYLSAHLRAPLQMEVLSVEQLTYDEFIRSIPNPTIFSIFSLYPLEGSAILEINPNLGFTFLDRLLGGPGIVPPKIRGLTEIELTVMEKLGQKMLDALQEPWESIIELDPVIERIETNPQFTQLVSPGEIMIIVSIEVKMNDELGMINMCIPFIVLEPIIEKLSVHYYYAQSSNQKKSPENETTIKQKLQNTALPIKVVLGETVITVKDLLELSVGDVVPVNKNIGDEIEVIIGQRTKFLGKPGIHNNKSSIQITKVLEEGNENE; from the coding sequence ATGAGCGATGTTCTCTCTCAAAATGAAATTGATGATTTGCTATCTGCTCTAAGTACTGGTTCAGTAGATGCAAATGAATTAAAGGAAGAGCAGACCAAGAAAAAAGTAAAATTATATGATTTTCGAAGACCTAATAAGTTTTCAAAAGATCAAATTCATACACTCCAGGTTATATATGAGAATTATGCTCGTTCACTGGGAACATATTTATCAGCTCATTTAAGAGCACCACTGCAAATGGAAGTTTTATCAGTAGAACAGCTAACATATGATGAGTTTATTCGTTCTATTCCCAATCCTACTATTTTTAGTATATTTTCATTATATCCTTTAGAAGGTAGTGCAATTTTAGAAATTAATCCCAATTTAGGCTTTACATTTCTAGATAGGCTCCTAGGAGGACCAGGAATAGTTCCCCCTAAAATTAGAGGACTAACTGAAATAGAACTAACAGTTATGGAAAAGCTAGGACAAAAAATGCTAGATGCACTTCAGGAACCATGGGAAAGTATTATAGAGCTAGATCCAGTAATAGAAAGGATAGAAACTAATCCTCAGTTTACACAATTAGTTTCCCCTGGAGAAATAATGATAATAGTATCTATTGAAGTGAAAATGAATGATGAGCTTGGTATGATAAATATGTGCATACCATTTATAGTTTTAGAACCAATCATTGAAAAACTAAGTGTACATTATTATTATGCACAATCATCAAACCAAAAGAAGTCACCAGAAAATGAGACTACAATAAAACAAAAATTACAAAACACAGCTTTACCGATAAAGGTTGTTTTAGGGGAAACAGTTATAACAGTAAAAGATTTGTTAGAACTAAGTGTTGGTGATGTAGTACCAGTAAACAAAAATATCGGTGATGAAATTGAAGTAATAATAGGCCAAAGAACAAAATTTCTTGGTAAACCTGGTATCCATAATAATAAATCTTCAATACAAATTACTAAAGTGTTAGAGGAGGGAAATGAAAATGAGTGA
- the fliY gene encoding flagellar motor switch phosphatase FliY, producing MSDDGILSQEEINALLNGELTNNTEQNEKEKSQDFSELVNDFEKDALGEIGNISMGTAATTLSTLLRRKVSITTPNVSVINKDKLQNDYPLPYLVVEVKYTDGLSGSNILIVKEEDASVISDLMMGGDGTCEDYSLDEIKLSAVSEAMNQMMGSATTSLSSMYDKKIDITPPQLTLVNLGEEPLELSSDFDDIVQIKFKMEIENLINSEIMQLIPIEAVKSMIGNLMDNSAEKLNTATVTEQPSIEQDSEIEHQSQHPKDVAHTQVEQNNLEQNQGKQQMWADQAYQNIPSNIKKGEQVSVQPVQFAPLNEDNIEPLPQNIGLIMDVPLDVTVELGKTRKTIKEILELNPGSIIQLDKLAGEPVDLLVNGKLIAKGEVVVIDESYGIRITTIISPMDRMNKLQ from the coding sequence ATGAGTGATGATGGTATCCTTTCCCAAGAAGAAATAAATGCTCTTTTAAATGGTGAGTTAACCAATAATACAGAGCAAAATGAGAAAGAAAAATCCCAGGATTTTTCTGAACTTGTTAATGATTTTGAAAAAGATGCATTAGGAGAAATAGGAAATATTAGTATGGGTACTGCGGCTACAACGCTTTCAACGTTACTGCGCAGAAAAGTATCTATAACCACACCTAATGTATCAGTTATTAATAAAGATAAGTTACAAAATGATTATCCTCTCCCTTATTTAGTAGTAGAGGTGAAATATACTGATGGCTTAAGTGGTTCTAATATTCTTATAGTAAAGGAAGAAGATGCCAGTGTTATATCAGATTTGATGATGGGTGGGGATGGTACTTGTGAGGATTATTCATTAGATGAAATAAAACTTAGTGCAGTAAGTGAGGCTATGAATCAAATGATGGGTTCAGCAACTACAAGTTTGTCTTCCATGTATGATAAAAAAATTGATATAACACCTCCCCAGTTAACTTTAGTAAATCTAGGGGAAGAACCACTTGAGCTTTCAAGTGATTTTGATGATATTGTACAAATTAAATTTAAAATGGAAATAGAAAACCTTATAAACAGTGAAATAATGCAACTTATACCTATTGAAGCAGTAAAAAGTATGATCGGTAATTTGATGGATAATAGTGCTGAAAAATTAAATACTGCAACAGTTACTGAACAGCCATCAATAGAGCAGGATTCAGAGATAGAGCACCAAAGTCAGCATCCAAAGGATGTTGCACATACACAGGTTGAGCAAAATAATTTAGAACAAAATCAAGGCAAACAACAGATGTGGGCAGACCAAGCATATCAAAATATACCATCTAATATTAAAAAAGGAGAGCAGGTTTCAGTACAACCAGTTCAATTTGCTCCTCTTAATGAAGATAACATAGAGCCGTTACCACAAAATATTGGTCTTATAATGGATGTACCTTTAGATGTAACTGTAGAGCTAGGTAAAACTCGTAAAACAATTAAAGAAATACTTGAACTAAATCCAGGATCAATTATACAACTCGATAAACTTGCAGGTGAACCTGTTGACCTTTTGGTTAATGGAAAACTAATAGCTAAAGGAGAAGTAGTTGTTATAGATGAAAGTTATGGTATACGTATAACCACAATAATTAGTCCAATGGATAGAATGAATAAATTACAATAA
- a CDS encoding response regulator, protein MSKKVLIVDDAAFMRMMIKDILAKNGYEVIGEAENGIEAVEKFDELKPDLVTMDITMPEKDGIAAVKEIKSKDPNAKIIMCSAMGQQAMVIDAIQAGAKDFIVKPFQPERVLEAVSKAIE, encoded by the coding sequence ATGAGTAAAAAAGTATTGATAGTTGATGATGCGGCTTTTATGAGGATGATGATTAAAGATATTCTTGCTAAAAATGGCTATGAAGTAATTGGGGAAGCAGAAAATGGTATTGAAGCGGTTGAAAAATTTGATGAACTAAAGCCTGATTTAGTAACAATGGATATAACTATGCCTGAAAAAGATGGAATTGCAGCAGTAAAAGAAATTAAGTCCAAGGATCCTAATGCTAAAATAATAATGTGTAGTGCTATGGGACAGCAAGCTATGGTAATCGATGCTATTCAAGCAGGGGCTAAAGACTTTATAGTTAAACCATTTCAGCCTGAAAGAGTGTTAGAGGCAGTAAGTAAAGCTATTGAATAG
- the fliO gene encoding flagellar biosynthetic protein FliO produces the protein MFKLTNKSKLILGLLIIIFVFTNCDTSLAVDLSELNRELEQQDQTNIENQNLVLEFLKLIIVLGLIIGAAWSLVRLFSRYGNSKTQGTWINVVDEVMLGQNRGIVLCEVGGKIYAIGITDNNINMLFEVDNPKLLEDISENQAEDDLTNNKKFNDLNHKLRSFFGMEKLSVKSRKDFKNIMESHTKKLDELSNGSFNSGDIRGSRSNKDENS, from the coding sequence ATGTTTAAACTAACTAATAAATCAAAATTAATATTAGGGTTACTAATTATAATATTTGTTTTTACTAACTGTGATACTTCCTTAGCTGTTGATTTAAGTGAACTAAACAGAGAGTTAGAACAACAAGATCAAACAAATATTGAGAACCAAAACTTAGTTTTAGAGTTTTTAAAACTAATTATAGTTTTAGGATTAATAATCGGTGCAGCATGGTCATTAGTTAGATTGTTTTCTAGATATGGTAATTCTAAAACACAAGGTACATGGATTAATGTGGTTGATGAGGTGATGCTAGGACAAAATCGAGGAATAGTCTTATGTGAAGTTGGCGGCAAAATTTATGCCATTGGTATAACAGATAATAATATCAACATGTTGTTTGAAGTAGACAATCCAAAATTATTAGAAGATATTAGCGAAAATCAAGCCGAGGATGATCTAACAAATAATAAAAAATTCAATGATTTAAATCACAAGCTTAGAAGTTTTTTTGGAATGGAGAAGCTTTCTGTAAAGTCCCGTAAGGATTTTAAGAATATTATGGAGAGTCATACTAAAAAACTTGATGAACTATCAAATGGTTCATTTAATAGTGGGGATATCAGGGGTAGCAGGAGTAATAAAGATGAAAATAGCTAA
- the fliP gene encoding flagellar type III secretion system pore protein FliP (The bacterial flagellar biogenesis protein FliP forms a type III secretion system (T3SS)-type pore required for flagellar assembly.): protein MKIAKKFVPCLKILGILTIALIIISFLTSPVLAQPIQVPDINLQIGGEGDDPQNLSTVLQLIILITVLALAPAILVLLTCFTRIIVVLAFIRSSLATQQMPPNQVLIGLALFLTFFVMAPTWQQVNEHALQPYFEGEINQTEAYETAMEPMRTFMFEQTREKDLALFVRMAELDRPENYDDIPNYVLIPAFVISELKTAFQIGFIIFVPFLIIDIVVASALMSMGMMMLPPMMISLPFKVLLFVLVDGWNLVIQSLLLSF from the coding sequence ATGAAAATAGCTAAAAAGTTTGTACCATGCTTAAAAATATTAGGGATTTTAACAATTGCGTTAATAATTATTTCATTTTTAACGTCTCCAGTATTAGCTCAACCAATCCAAGTACCTGATATTAACCTTCAAATTGGTGGGGAGGGTGATGACCCTCAAAATTTATCAACTGTTTTACAGTTAATTATTTTAATAACTGTATTAGCTTTAGCACCCGCCATACTAGTACTTTTAACATGCTTTACTAGAATTATTGTTGTATTAGCATTTATTAGAAGTTCACTGGCTACTCAACAAATGCCTCCTAATCAGGTTTTAATAGGTTTAGCTTTGTTTTTAACATTTTTTGTTATGGCTCCAACATGGCAACAAGTAAATGAACACGCATTACAGCCGTATTTTGAGGGTGAAATAAACCAAACAGAGGCTTATGAAACGGCAATGGAACCAATGAGAACTTTTATGTTTGAGCAAACAAGAGAAAAGGACTTAGCATTATTTGTAAGGATGGCAGAATTAGATAGACCTGAAAATTATGACGATATACCAAATTATGTACTTATACCAGCATTTGTTATTAGTGAATTAAAAACGGCATTTCAGATAGGATTTATTATTTTTGTTCCATTTTTAATAATAGACATAGTTGTTGCCAGTGCGTTAATGAGTATGGGGATGATGATGCTTCCTCCCATGATGATTTCATTGCCATTTAAGGTATTATTATTTGTATTAGTAGATGGATGGAACCTAGTAATTCAATCATTACTGCTTAGTTTCTGA
- the fliQ gene encoding flagellar biosynthesis protein FliQ, producing the protein MFEDVVLGIANRGVLTALLVATPILAAALLTGLLIAIMQATTQIQEMTLVFVPKIIAVLLIIVLFGPWMMNVITSFAIELYVSIPELITM; encoded by the coding sequence TTGTTTGAAGATGTAGTATTAGGTATAGCAAACAGAGGTGTTTTAACAGCACTATTAGTTGCAACCCCTATCCTTGCAGCAGCATTATTAACCGGTTTATTAATAGCTATTATGCAAGCTACAACTCAGATTCAAGAAATGACCTTAGTTTTTGTACCTAAAATAATAGCTGTTTTACTAATTATTGTTTTGTTTGGTCCATGGATGATGAATGTTATAACAAGTTTTGCAATTGAGTTATATGTATCAATTCCAGAACTAATTACTATGTAA
- the fliR gene encoding flagellar biosynthetic protein FliR, with protein MPFALEGFLMILGRLSGLFISAPVFNSRQVPGTVKVLIIVILSATMAYFVPVSFLVSLDNPGIIIAALVVEIFIGFTIGFVAYIAFAAIQLAGQLIDKQMGFMIVNVVDPQSGTSIPLMGNFKYIIALLLYLGMNGHHYLLQAIVQSYQFIPVMGLNLGANFYNLIIETTVYMFVVAIKIAAPVVMAILITDVSMGFIARTVPQMNVFIVGLPLKIFMGLVILLMVLPVYIWFMGILFARFFEYLDRIIFSMGL; from the coding sequence ATGCCGTTTGCTTTAGAAGGATTCTTAATGATTTTAGGTAGACTATCGGGTTTATTTATTAGTGCACCAGTATTTAATAGTCGCCAAGTGCCCGGTACCGTTAAAGTCTTAATTATAGTTATTCTTTCAGCAACTATGGCTTATTTTGTCCCGGTTAGTTTTTTAGTAAGCCTAGATAATCCTGGAATAATTATTGCTGCTTTAGTTGTTGAAATATTTATTGGTTTTACAATAGGCTTTGTTGCCTATATTGCATTTGCAGCTATTCAATTAGCAGGACAGTTAATTGATAAGCAAATGGGTTTTATGATTGTAAACGTTGTTGATCCACAAAGCGGTACTTCAATACCGTTAATGGGTAACTTTAAATATATAATTGCCTTATTACTTTATTTGGGTATGAATGGTCATCATTATCTATTACAAGCAATTGTCCAAAGTTATCAGTTTATACCCGTAATGGGACTAAATCTAGGTGCTAATTTTTACAACTTAATTATTGAAACTACCGTTTATATGTTTGTTGTTGCAATTAAAATAGCAGCACCAGTAGTAATGGCAATATTAATAACTGATGTTTCTATGGGATTTATAGCACGAACAGTCCCTCAAATGAATGTTTTTATAGTTGGACTTCCACTTAAAATATTCATGGGATTAGTTATCTTGTTGATGGTACTACCTGTTTATATATGGTTTATGGGAATACTTTTTGCTAGGTTTTTTGAGTACCTTGATCGCATTATATTTAGTATGGGCTTATAG
- the flhB gene encoding flagellar biosynthesis protein FlhB, with translation MEVNKYFLLDLQLFAEGDTGEKTEKATPRRREEARKKGQVFKSNDLNSAIILVAGATVVFLTFPYMIDNVKEFTTFYLLERTNHEFTNEYVYFLLIEVLILLAKTLFPIFLTTFVTALIINYLQVGFIFSGEPLKPKLERLNPVKGFQRIFSKRALVELFKSLVKVITIGFIVYTTIMKYFYIFPRFVDMELIATIRIISIILFEIALKAALVFIIIGILDFLYQMYEYEKSLKMSKHDVKQEHKQTEGDPLIRSKQRQIQREAAMKRMMSEVPDADVIITNPTHFAVALKYQISDMDAPIIIAKGQDFIALRIREIGAQHDIAIVENPSLARTLFYNAEIGDEVPEDLYQAVAEVLAFVYKQKKIVL, from the coding sequence ATGGAAGTTAATAAATATTTTTTATTAGATCTACAGCTTTTTGCAGAAGGCGATACTGGTGAAAAAACTGAAAAGGCAACACCTAGGCGTAGGGAAGAAGCTAGAAAAAAAGGTCAGGTTTTTAAAAGTAATGATCTTAATTCAGCTATTATATTAGTTGCTGGAGCAACTGTAGTTTTTTTAACTTTTCCTTATATGATTGATAATGTAAAAGAATTTACTACTTTTTACCTATTAGAAAGAACAAACCATGAATTTACGAATGAGTATGTGTATTTTTTATTAATAGAAGTATTAATATTACTTGCTAAAACTTTATTCCCGATATTTTTAACCACCTTTGTAACAGCATTAATTATTAACTATCTACAGGTGGGATTTATTTTTAGTGGAGAACCACTAAAACCTAAATTAGAAAGACTTAATCCTGTAAAAGGCTTTCAAAGGATTTTTTCTAAAAGAGCATTAGTAGAGTTATTTAAATCCTTGGTTAAAGTCATTACTATAGGATTTATAGTATATACAACAATTATGAAATATTTTTATATTTTTCCTCGCTTTGTTGACATGGAATTAATAGCAACAATAAGAATAATATCAATTATATTATTTGAGATAGCACTAAAAGCAGCTTTAGTTTTTATAATAATTGGAATCCTAGATTTTTTATATCAAATGTATGAATATGAAAAATCCCTAAAAATGAGTAAGCATGATGTAAAACAAGAACATAAGCAAACAGAAGGAGATCCCTTAATTAGATCAAAACAAAGACAGATACAACGTGAAGCAGCAATGAAAAGAATGATGAGTGAGGTTCCTGATGCTGATGTTATAATAACTAATCCTACACATTTTGCTGTAGCTTTAAAATATCAGATTTCAGATATGGATGCTCCAATAATTATAGCTAAAGGACAAGACTTTATTGCATTAAGAATCAGAGAAATAGGTGCTCAGCATGATATAGCAATAGTAGAAAACCCATCATTAGCTAGGACTTTATTTTATAATGCAGAGATTGGTGATGAGGTTCCTGAGGACTTATATCAAGCTGTCGCTGAAGTACTAGCCTTTGTATATAAACAGAAAAAAATTGTCCTATAG